One Faecalispora anaeroviscerum genomic window carries:
- a CDS encoding PfkB family carbohydrate kinase, translating into MITERERQILQWIEKDPTISQQELADKAGISRSSVAVHISNLMKKGRILGKSYILQKAPYVVVIGGANIDIAGKPLAPLVQRDSNPGRVSLSPGGVGRNIAQNLAMLDVEVKLITALGEDAYAAELAGSCRSAGIDITEALTVPGGSTSTYVFITNEHGDMELAISDMQIYESLTPQYLERRADLISNAELCVIDTNLTAETIRYIAETFHVPLFCDPVSTAKAGKLAGLLGKFHTLKPNLLEAELLSGVKIHDEHSLEQAANALLQTGLSQVFLSMGQNGVYCANHQEHVTVPPYPSEVVNTTGAGDSMMAAIVWGWMQKFSMADCARAGMASASICIESAGTISPQISCENILQKMNTI; encoded by the coding sequence GTGATAACAGAACGAGAACGACAGATTTTGCAGTGGATTGAAAAGGACCCCACCATTTCGCAGCAGGAGTTGGCGGATAAGGCGGGGATTTCCCGCTCCTCTGTTGCGGTACACATTTCGAATTTGATGAAAAAAGGGCGGATTCTCGGCAAGAGCTACATTTTGCAGAAGGCCCCCTACGTCGTTGTGATCGGCGGCGCAAATATTGATATTGCCGGCAAGCCCCTGGCTCCTCTGGTTCAGCGGGATTCGAACCCCGGGAGGGTATCGCTCTCCCCCGGCGGAGTGGGACGGAACATTGCTCAAAACCTTGCCATGCTCGATGTGGAGGTGAAGCTCATCACCGCGCTCGGCGAGGACGCCTATGCGGCGGAGCTGGCGGGCAGCTGCCGCAGTGCGGGAATCGACATAACAGAAGCGCTCACCGTGCCGGGCGGCTCAACCTCAACGTATGTGTTTATCACAAATGAACACGGCGATATGGAGCTGGCGATCTCCGATATGCAGATTTATGAAAGCCTGACCCCGCAGTACCTGGAGCGCCGCGCCGACCTGATTAGCAACGCGGAGCTGTGCGTGATCGACACCAACCTGACCGCCGAGACGATCCGCTACATTGCTGAAACCTTCCATGTGCCGCTGTTCTGCGACCCGGTTTCTACCGCAAAGGCGGGGAAGCTTGCCGGCCTGCTGGGAAAATTCCACACGCTCAAACCGAACCTGCTTGAGGCCGAGCTGCTCAGCGGCGTAAAAATCCACGACGAACACTCGCTGGAGCAGGCAGCCAATGCACTTCTGCAAACCGGCCTTTCGCAGGTCTTTCTCTCGATGGGACAAAACGGGGTTTATTGTGCGAATCATCAGGAGCACGTCACCGTTCCCCCATACCCCAGCGAGGTGGTCAACACAACAGGTGCCGGAGACAGCATGATGGCCGCGATTGTGTGGGGCTGGATGCAGAAGTTTTCCATGGCAGACTGCGCCCGCGCCGGAATGGCTTCCGCGTCCATCTGCATTGAGAGCGCGGGAACCATCAGTCCGCAGATCAGCTGCGAAAATATCCTTCAGAAAATGAACACCATATAA
- a CDS encoding Crp/Fnr family transcriptional regulator yields MKVGEYLEAESESYRKELRKMLAKYPADGQVYPVTLSAGESLIHEDDLSNMVYYLMKGRVSVVTNQTRVSRYTLTEAAAPEFFGEYEALGGISRYIAEVRAVTPCKLVAFPVEAYLLWMRCDPELFFLHVRWILNSYITQTANERSLHFLDSDGKVVQFLIRAYEKCGDMPETVRLTCTRLEIAETTGNSVRTVNRAVSRLVGKHLVSVKNGKLQMTAAQYEALKKEMESFLLK; encoded by the coding sequence GTGAAGGTTGGTGAATATTTAGAGGCGGAAAGCGAGTCCTACCGCAAAGAGCTTCGAAAGATGCTGGCGAAATATCCCGCAGACGGCCAGGTGTACCCGGTTACTCTTTCGGCGGGCGAAAGTTTGATTCATGAGGACGATTTGAGTAACATGGTGTATTACCTCATGAAAGGCCGTGTGTCCGTTGTTACCAATCAGACCCGGGTTTCACGCTACACCCTGACGGAAGCCGCAGCACCGGAATTTTTCGGAGAATATGAGGCGTTGGGAGGAATCTCCCGTTATATTGCCGAGGTTCGCGCGGTCACGCCGTGTAAGCTGGTTGCTTTCCCTGTGGAGGCCTATCTTTTATGGATGCGCTGTGATCCGGAGTTGTTTTTTCTGCATGTGCGCTGGATTCTGAACAGCTATATCACCCAAACGGCCAATGAGCGCAGTCTGCATTTTCTTGATTCAGACGGAAAAGTGGTTCAGTTTTTGATCCGCGCCTATGAAAAATGCGGAGATATGCCCGAAACCGTAAGGCTGACCTGCACGCGCCTGGAGATTGCCGAAACAACGGGTAACAGTGTGCGAACCGTCAACCGTGCCGTCTCACGGCTCGTGGGCAAGCACCTTGTGAGCGTGAAAAACGGGAAGCTGCAAATGACCGCCGCCCAGTATGAAGCCCTGAAAAAAGAGATGGAATCTTTTCTTTTGAAATAA
- a CDS encoding YjjI family glycine radical enzyme, which produces MINLENTYKTVTSRELTHEQKLMGLAKCAENALDVLNIPPRTKHFFETGAINDLFEGGAPYRPRYILPDYEKFVRQGSEFLKLSPPKTLDELIFSLMILYRHVPSITNFPVYLGSLDKLMEPYLDGHTDEEIREKLRLFLTYLDRTITDSFCHANLGPEETRAGRLILQVEAELKNTVPNFTVKYDPDVTPDSFMEQAIQCSLDCSNPAICNDQANRAPFGGQYGVASCYNILPTQGGAYTLTRITLTELVKEAKNEEQFLTELLPECLGLIADYMNERIRFIVEKSGFFESNFLVKEGLLSKDRFLGMFGVTGLAECVNALMKAQGKKYGHDPEADDLGVRIMERINELVPQYKALYSPITGDQFLLHAQVGLDSDLGITSGVRIPIGDEPASFADHLRHSSRFHHYFPSGVGDIFPIASNVHQNPAALLDVVKGAFSLGVQYMSFYSADTDLIRITGYLVKRSEMEKYKKHEAVLQNTTQLGAPSYDTNRLAERKVRMA; this is translated from the coding sequence ATGATCAATCTGGAAAACACCTACAAAACAGTTACCTCCCGTGAGCTGACCCATGAACAGAAGCTGATGGGCCTGGCCAAATGCGCGGAGAACGCGCTGGATGTACTGAATATTCCGCCGCGCACCAAGCATTTTTTTGAAACCGGTGCCATTAACGATCTGTTTGAAGGGGGAGCGCCGTACCGCCCCCGTTATATTCTTCCCGATTATGAGAAATTTGTAAGGCAAGGCAGTGAGTTTTTAAAGCTGAGCCCGCCCAAAACACTGGATGAGCTGATTTTCTCCCTGATGATCCTGTACCGCCATGTGCCCTCCATCACGAACTTCCCGGTGTATCTGGGCAGCCTCGACAAGCTGATGGAGCCGTACCTCGACGGCCACACAGATGAGGAGATTCGCGAGAAGCTCCGTTTGTTCCTCACGTATCTTGACCGCACCATCACCGATTCGTTCTGCCACGCGAACCTCGGGCCGGAAGAAACCCGTGCGGGTCGCCTGATTTTGCAGGTGGAAGCGGAACTGAAAAATACCGTTCCCAACTTTACCGTGAAATACGACCCGGATGTGACACCGGATTCCTTTATGGAGCAGGCCATTCAGTGTTCCCTTGACTGTTCAAATCCGGCCATTTGCAACGATCAGGCCAACCGGGCGCCGTTCGGCGGGCAGTACGGCGTGGCAAGCTGCTACAACATTCTGCCCACGCAGGGCGGAGCGTACACACTCACGCGCATTACGCTCACCGAGCTGGTGAAGGAAGCGAAAAACGAGGAGCAATTCCTCACCGAGTTGCTGCCGGAATGCCTTGGCCTGATCGCCGACTATATGAACGAGCGCATTCGCTTTATCGTTGAAAAATCCGGCTTCTTCGAGTCGAACTTTCTGGTGAAGGAGGGGCTGCTCTCCAAAGACCGTTTCCTTGGCATGTTCGGCGTTACCGGTCTTGCGGAATGCGTCAACGCGCTGATGAAGGCACAGGGCAAGAAATATGGGCACGACCCGGAGGCCGACGATCTCGGCGTACGGATTATGGAGAGGATTAACGAGCTTGTACCGCAGTACAAGGCGCTGTATTCGCCCATTACCGGCGATCAGTTCCTGCTGCACGCGCAGGTGGGGCTCGACAGCGACCTTGGCATTACGTCCGGTGTGCGCATCCCTATCGGCGACGAGCCGGCTTCTTTTGCTGACCACCTGCGCCATAGCTCCAGGTTTCACCATTATTTTCCCTCCGGTGTGGGCGATATTTTCCCCATCGCAAGCAATGTTCATCAGAACCCGGCCGCGCTGCTGGATGTGGTAAAGGGCGCGTTTTCCCTCGGCGTTCAATATATGAGCTTCTATTCCGCCGATACGGATTTGATCCGCATTACCGGTTATCTGGTTAAGCGCAGCGAAATGGAAAAGTATAAAAAGCATGAGGCGGTTCTGCAAAATACCACGCAGCTCGGCGCCCCGAGCTATGATACCAACCGTCTTGCCGAAAGAAAGGTTCGAATGGCATGA
- a CDS encoding YjjW family glycine radical enzyme activase, translating to MTKVPVNQIIPFSTVDGPGSRTSIFLQKCNLACGYCHNPETQKLCNSCGVCVPYCPEGALSLVDEAVVWDESKCISCNTCIAVCPRCASPKIRWMDAPAVMKEVEKNLPFIRGITVSGGECALYPQFLQELFTLAKAKNLTCLCDSNGTVRFSKYPELMKVCDGVMLDVKAWSPQVFRALTGGDNAAVKDNLVFLSSCGKLEEVRIVNVEGYVDAQDAIRGTAEMLGPLTGSTRLLLISFRANGVKGPFAKFSSPSSERMKQLAQLAASVGFRKIVVK from the coding sequence ATGACAAAAGTGCCCGTCAACCAAATCATTCCGTTCAGCACGGTAGATGGCCCGGGCAGCCGCACTTCGATCTTTTTGCAGAAGTGCAACCTTGCGTGCGGCTACTGCCATAACCCCGAAACGCAGAAACTTTGCAACAGCTGCGGTGTTTGTGTGCCATACTGTCCCGAGGGTGCGCTTTCTCTGGTGGACGAAGCCGTGGTGTGGGATGAATCAAAATGCATTTCATGCAATACCTGCATTGCGGTATGTCCGCGCTGCGCATCCCCGAAAATTCGGTGGATGGATGCCCCCGCCGTGATGAAGGAAGTGGAGAAGAACCTTCCGTTTATCCGGGGAATTACCGTTTCCGGCGGAGAATGCGCGCTGTACCCGCAGTTTTTGCAGGAGCTGTTCACACTGGCAAAGGCAAAGAACCTCACCTGTTTGTGTGACAGCAACGGTACCGTTCGTTTTTCCAAATACCCGGAGCTGATGAAAGTCTGCGACGGCGTGATGCTCGATGTGAAGGCATGGTCGCCACAGGTGTTCCGGGCGCTCACGGGCGGCGACAATGCCGCGGTCAAGGATAACCTTGTGTTCCTCTCCTCCTGCGGGAAGCTCGAGGAGGTGCGCATTGTCAATGTGGAGGGCTATGTAGATGCACAGGACGCGATCCGCGGTACCGCAGAGATGCTCGGCCCATTGACCGGCAGCACCCGTCTGCTTCTGATTTCCTTTCGGGCCAATGGGGTCAAAGGGCCATTCGCGAAATTCTCTTCTCCGTCCTCGGAGCGGATGAAGCAGCTCGCGCAGCTGGCAGCTTCCGTTGGGTTTCGAAAGATTGTAGTAAAATAA
- a CDS encoding LacI family DNA-binding transcriptional regulator, whose protein sequence is MSILVHISDIARMAGVSNATVSRVINGTAKVSEEKTRRVEEAIRKTGFNPNEIARSLYKKSSRLIGYIVPSILNIFLNEVGRAIEDEAFRSGYKMILCNSDENPEKEAAYIKMLMGMNADGIIITVNNEHLDEEIRNCPIPIVVMDKSAGAFYAASVQSDNYNGARIATEHLIECGCKKLVLMRGSLQYSSSQQRYQGYADVCREHGIEPRFVNNKYSYDEGVQSARELLECYPDTDGILASTDLVAFALYKVLHEQCRNVPDDVMIVGYDDVELSRLMIPMLTTVAQPIEEIGRLCVQLIVEQTKCGTIKQRENILPVSLKIRETTKRKEGS, encoded by the coding sequence GTGAGCATTTTGGTTCATATCAGCGATATTGCCCGCATGGCCGGCGTTTCCAACGCAACGGTGTCACGCGTGATCAACGGTACGGCTAAAGTGAGCGAGGAAAAAACAAGGCGGGTGGAAGAAGCCATTCGCAAAACGGGCTTTAATCCAAATGAGATTGCGCGTTCTCTTTATAAAAAATCCTCCCGGCTGATCGGATATATTGTTCCTAGTATTTTGAACATCTTCCTTAACGAGGTCGGCCGAGCCATTGAAGACGAGGCATTCCGAAGCGGCTATAAAATGATCCTCTGCAATTCGGACGAAAATCCGGAGAAGGAGGCAGCTTACATTAAGATGCTGATGGGGATGAATGCTGACGGTATCATTATCACCGTGAACAACGAGCATCTCGATGAAGAAATCCGCAACTGCCCCATTCCGATCGTGGTGATGGATAAAAGCGCTGGAGCATTTTACGCGGCCTCCGTTCAGTCCGATAATTACAACGGCGCACGAATCGCTACAGAGCATTTGATTGAGTGCGGGTGCAAAAAGCTGGTTCTAATGCGCGGGTCGCTTCAGTATTCCAGCAGCCAGCAGCGCTACCAGGGTTATGCGGATGTTTGCAGGGAGCATGGGATTGAACCGCGGTTTGTCAACAACAAATACAGCTATGACGAGGGAGTTCAGAGCGCGCGGGAGCTGCTTGAGTGCTATCCTGATACAGACGGGATTCTTGCCTCCACTGATTTGGTGGCGTTTGCCCTGTATAAGGTACTCCACGAGCAGTGCCGCAATGTGCCGGACGACGTAATGATTGTGGGTTACGACGATGTGGAGCTGAGCCGCCTAATGATTCCGATGCTGACGACGGTGGCACAGCCGATTGAAGAGATTGGCCGCCTGTGCGTACAGCTGATCGTAGAGCAGACAAAGTGCGGCACGATCAAGCAGCGAGAAAATATTTTGCCGGTTTCTTTAAAAATCCGGGAGACAACGAAGCGGAAAGAAGGATCATAA
- a CDS encoding phosphopentomutase: MNKRVFLIVLDSCGIGEEPDAAEYGDEGSNTLAACATSPYFHMPNMQRLGLFNIDGVDCWPEESTPSGAYGRLQEVSKGKDTTIGHWEISGIYSPKPLPTYPNGFPEDVIREFEEKTGRRVLCNKPYSGTDVIRDYGKEHVETGALIVYTSADSVFQIAAHESVVPPEELYRYCRIAREMLQGEHGVGRVIARPFTGEFPNFTRTSNRHDFSMQPPAVTMLDQLSERGFDVIAVGKINDIFVGKGITEAIGTKNNADGIERTLSYLQKEFNGLCFVNLVDFDMLYGHRNDVDGYAKALAYFDERLPEILAGLRDEDLLMITADHGCDPSTPSTDHSREYIPWVITGKQVKAGANLGTKPTFANIGATILEYFGVEPRITGKSSLNEILH; encoded by the coding sequence ATGAATAAACGCGTGTTTTTAATTGTTCTGGACAGCTGTGGAATTGGGGAAGAGCCGGACGCGGCGGAATACGGCGACGAGGGCAGCAACACGCTGGCTGCCTGTGCAACCAGCCCGTATTTTCATATGCCCAATATGCAACGGCTTGGCCTTTTTAATATTGATGGGGTTGATTGCTGGCCGGAGGAAAGCACTCCCTCCGGTGCATATGGTCGCCTGCAGGAGGTCTCTAAGGGGAAGGATACCACCATCGGCCATTGGGAGATTTCGGGCATCTACTCTCCAAAGCCTCTGCCCACCTACCCGAATGGCTTCCCGGAGGACGTAATTCGGGAATTTGAAGAAAAAACGGGCCGCCGTGTGCTGTGCAACAAGCCCTACTCCGGTACCGATGTGATTCGGGATTACGGAAAAGAGCATGTGGAAACCGGTGCGCTGATCGTTTACACCTCCGCAGACAGCGTGTTCCAGATTGCGGCGCACGAGTCCGTTGTTCCACCGGAGGAGCTGTACCGCTACTGCAGAATCGCGCGGGAAATGCTCCAGGGGGAGCACGGTGTTGGCCGTGTCATCGCGCGTCCGTTTACCGGCGAGTTCCCGAATTTTACACGCACCTCGAACCGGCACGATTTTTCGATGCAGCCGCCGGCCGTGACCATGCTCGACCAGCTCAGCGAGCGGGGCTTTGATGTGATCGCCGTGGGCAAGATCAACGATATTTTTGTGGGGAAGGGCATCACCGAGGCGATTGGCACGAAAAACAACGCCGATGGCATTGAGCGCACGCTCAGCTATCTGCAAAAGGAGTTCAACGGCCTGTGCTTTGTCAACCTGGTGGATTTTGACATGCTTTACGGTCACCGCAACGACGTGGACGGCTACGCGAAGGCTCTGGCTTATTTTGATGAGCGCCTGCCCGAAATTCTGGCGGGCCTGCGCGACGAGGATCTGCTGATGATTACCGCCGACCATGGCTGCGACCCCTCCACACCATCTACCGACCACTCCAGAGAATACATCCCATGGGTGATTACGGGGAAACAGGTCAAAGCCGGTGCAAACCTTGGAACAAAACCGACCTTTGCTAATATCGGCGCAACCATTCTGGAATATTTTGGAGTAGAACCACGCATTACAGGCAAATCCAGCCTGAACGAAATTTTACATTAA